The following are from one region of the Sorghum bicolor cultivar BTx623 chromosome 2, Sorghum_bicolor_NCBIv3, whole genome shotgun sequence genome:
- the LOC110432971 gene encoding 5-amino-6-(5-phospho-D-ribitylamino)uracil phosphatase, chloroplastic-like, whose amino-acid sequence MVVDTVSASTSIIAPHLFDHRSRGAGASHHHHLRHVVACRPLPTAFAGRRLVSRVNKQPSPRLADWPVRALAMGITKEASPRREYRGIPGDGGDMGDVGVTSPKPSWPPQNRADDPKLHNPLLRLERMGCGWLGVIFEWEGVIVEDDAELERQAWLTLAQEEGKSPPPAFVLRRVEGMKNEQAISEVLCWSRDPSELRRLASRKEEIHNSLRGGSYHQMRNGSREFMSTLANYKIPIAVATTRPRKVIEEAIEAVGVRSFFDAVVAAEDVYRGKPDPEMFLYAAQLLSFIPERCIVFGNSNSAVEAAHDARMKCVAVASKHKIYELSAADLVVKQLDELSVVDLKNLADIESPEFGMEPEPEMEEEEVPPPSTSVGVDDLFW is encoded by the coding sequence ATGGTTGTCGATACGGTCAGCGCGAGCACCTCCATAATTGCCCCCCACCTGTTCGACCACAGGTCCAGGGGCGCCGGCGcctcccaccaccaccacctccgccATGTCGTCGCCTGCCGCCCCCTGCCCACCGCCTTCGCCGGCCGCCGCCTCGTGTCCCGGGTCAACAAGCAGCCGTCGCCGCGCCTCGCCGATTGGCCGGTCAGGGCGCTGGCTATGGGTATCACAAAGGAGGCCAGCCCTCGCAGGGAGTACCGGGGGATCCCCGGGGACGGTGGCGACATGGGGGATGTTGGGGTCACCAGCCCCAAGCCGTCGTGGCCTCCGCAGAACAGGGCAGATGACCCCAAGCTGCACAATCCGCTGCTCCGCCTCGAGCGCATGGGCTGCGGGTGGCTCGGCGTCATCTTCGAGTGGGAGGGGGTCATTGTTGAGGATGATGCCGAATTGGAGAGGCAGGCATGGTTGACCCTGGCACAGGAGGAGGGCAAGTCGCCGCCTCCCGCTTTTGTGTTGCGGAGAGTCGAAGGGATGAAGAATGAGCAGGCGATTTCTGAGGTTCTCTGCTGGTCTCGGGACCCCTCGGAGCTTAGGAGATTGGCCTCGAGGAAGGAGGAGATTCACAACAGCCTCCGAGGCGGCTCCTACCACCAGATGAGGAACGGTTCCCGGGAGTTCATGAGCACGCTCGCCAATTACAAGATCCCCATTGCTGTGGCCACCACACGCCCACGGAAGGTTATTGAGGAAGCCATTGAAGCTGTTGGTGTGCGCAGCTTCTTTGATGCGGTTGTGGCAGCAGAAGACGTGTACCGGGGCAAGCCTGACCCAGAAATGTTTCTGTACGCTGCTCAGCTCCTCAGTTTCATCCCCGAGAGGTGCATCGTGTTTGGGAACTCCAATTCGGCGGTGGAAGCAGCACACGATGCCCGTATGAAGTGTGTCGCGGTCGCAAGCAAGCACAAAATCTACGAGCTTAGTGCCGCAGACCTTGTGGTGAAACAATTAGACGAGCTATCTGTCGTTGACTTGAAGAACCTCGCTGATATAGAGTCCCCGGAGTTTGGCATGGAACCTGAACCagagatggaggaggaggaagtgCCCCCACCATCGACGTCTGTGGGTGTAGATGATTTATTCTGGTAA